TCacacttttttgtgtgaaattactATATTTCCCTATGCAGCACAGGGTATTTTGAGGGGGGGATAAAATGGTTTCTGACTTCTGCCATTTGAGTAAACATTAAGTTAATTACTTCACAGTGGGTCTTATTCAATAAGGGAAagcctttgtcttgtttttgtctactttttgttgatttgtcaCAAGGCAGGAACTATAAACAATACTGTCCTAACTGTCCCAGGGAGAGCAGACACACTTTGGGCTCCTGTGCTGACAGAAATTCAGACAGTTAGCACGAACTGATAGACCAGAATATGACTTTTATGTACGGTATAACTAAAAACAGTATGGGGGTAGAAAAATGACAAGAGaaccaaaaaagtttttgttagATGTCATTGTCACAGTCCCAGCTGTTCCCTTGTTCCAACCAACCTCGCTGCCCcctacttgagtaaatgtacttagttactttccaaaCCTAGTTCCATAAAGTAGTGCCTCTGAAACTTTGTGCCTTGATCACCAGAATAATCAGCAGCTTATTATTCAAAAATTACGGGATATAAACTAAACTATATTTTGGGATCATCCCAAAAGTGAAGCTTTTTTTATCCCTCATATACTTCATTTTGCCAGAAATCTGttcctagttttttttatgatctCAACTTCCAAACATCTATAAACAAACCTGGATGTGACATTTTGGACAAGATGAACAGCTTTTTTCTTGTGGACCTGATGGGACAGATGGGAGTCGGGACATTTCACAGGAGCTCGCTGCAGGCTGCGTGGCTGTGTTGTCTTTTGGCTGCCCAGGTGCACAGCTGTCCAGATGCCTGCACAAAGTGTTCCCAAAACAACCAGTGTGAGGAGTGCAGAGCAGGATGGATGCTTCATAACAACACCTGTGTAGGTACTGATTACAGAGCTTACAATCACATGCatgaacagaaaaagacaagCGAACTAATGCTCTAAATGTTTATATGTTCTGGTCTGTTTTAGATGTTGATGAGTGCGACACTGAACTGGGCGTCTGTCCTGCAAACAGCTACTGCTTCAACACAGACGGCTCCTTTCAGTGCAGAG
The Plectropomus leopardus isolate mb unplaced genomic scaffold, YSFRI_Pleo_2.0 unplaced_scaffold20131, whole genome shotgun sequence DNA segment above includes these coding regions:
- the LOC121965467 gene encoding protein disulfide isomerase Creld1-like is translated as MNSFFLVDLMGQMGVGTFHRSSLQAAWLCCLLAAQVHSCPDACTKCSQNNQCEECRAGWMLHNNTCVDVDECDTELGVCPANSYCFNTDGSFQCRDCDSACAGCMGSGPARCRKCASGYTLTGSKCLDIDECSDRVLACHGLDEICTNTEGSFRCDCAEGFIHKDGVCVKKQQP